The stretch of DNA CGGCCCCCACATCGCGCAGCTGAAATGAGCCGCTGATGCTGAACACGTCCTTGGTAATAACCTGAATATCTACGCTGTCGGCGGTAGCGGTGCGCTCATTCACAAATACGCGCGCATCCAGAATCTCCGAGGTCTGGCGCAGCAAACGTTCCGATTCCGACAAATCCTGCGGCTCCAGCTCATCGCCCACCCGAAACAACAACACCTGCCGGATGCGCGAGCGGGTGGTTTTGATGTGAAACGTGTTGCCGGTTTTCTCTAGGATGTTGCGCGGAATGCGCGTAGAGTCAGAAATGCTGAAGCCAAAGGCATCAAGCGTGCGAATATTGATGCTCCGCACAATTTTGTAGTTGTGCTGATCAAACTGGCGGTCTAGCAGTACGGCATCCAGACCAGCCTTGTCTTCGCGGCGCTCCGTGAAGTTGAACAGGGCCGAGGTAACCTTACCCGCAATGGTTTTGCGCTTGCTGTAGGCCTTGAGGCTGTTAAGCATACGCTCCTCATCGAAGCGGCGGCGCAGGGAATCACGCCGGGCGGCCGGGCGGGTAATGGTATCGGCGGGGGCAGCGGCAGGGGCGCTTTGGGCTACGGCGGGCGCGCACAGGCCCAGGCCCGTCAGCCACCACAAGAACCCTAAGCAAACCAGATACTTCATAGCGCAATAATAGCTCGCAGCTACCCTCTTGCAAGGTACAGCTTAACCCGCTTTCATGCTTGATTTCCTGTGGCGGCTACTTGCTTTCAGGTTACTAAAAATTACTCGCCAGTCAGGAGAGAAAGACTGCCTTTGCGGGAACATTTCTAATGAAATTAGTCTTAAGATATATTGCGCAATTCGGCGCAAGCTGCTATTTTTAAGCCGACAAACCGCCCCGTATGAACGAGCGTATCCAGGAAAAGCTAAGTATTTTGGCAGATGCCGCGAAGTACGATGTATCGTGCTCTAGCAGCGGCGGAAAGCGCAAAAACGAGAACAAGGGCCTGGGCAATGCTGAAGGCATGGGCATCTGCCACAGCTATACCGAGGACGGTCGTTGCGTGAGCCTGCTGAAAATCCTGCTCACCAATCACTGTATTTTCGATTGCGCCTACTGCGTGTCAAGAAAGAGCAACGATGTAAAGCGCGCCGCCTTTACCGTGGAGGAAGTGGTGGACCTGACCATGAACTTCTACCGCCGCAACTACATTGAGGGGTTGTTCCTGAGCAGTGGCATTTTCTCCTCGCCCGATTATACGATGGAGCGCCTCGTGCGCATCATTAAGAAGCTGCGCACCGAGCATAATTTCAATGGCTACATTCACGTGAAAGCCATTCCGGGTGCTTCGGAGGAGTTGATTCAGGAAGCCGGCTTGTACGCCGACCGCCTGAGCGTGAATATTGAGCTGCCTTCGGAGATGAGCCTCACGGCACTGGCTCCTGAGAAGAACTACCAGGAAATTCTGACGCCCATGGCGCAGATCCGCGACGGCATTCAGCAGAATAAGGAGGAAAAGGCCTTGTTTAAGAAGGTGCCCCAGTTTGCCACGGCTGGCCAGAGCACTCAGCTTATTGTAGGGGCCTCCGCCGAGAATGACCACCAGATCATTCAGCTCACTGACTCGCTGTACAAAGGCTATGGATTGAAGCGAGTGTACTACTCAGGCTACATCCCCGTGACCGACGATGCCCGCCTGCCCCAGCTCACGCAGCCGCCCCTTATTAGGGAGCACCGCCTCTACCAGACCGATTGGCTCATGCGCTTCTACGGCTTCCAGGCCGATGAAATTCTGGACCCTGAGCATCCTTTCCTCGACCTGGAGGTAGACCCCAAGCTGGCCTGGGCCCTACGCAACCGCCACGTGTTCCCGGTAGATATTAATACCGCCGACTACGAGATGATTCTGCGCATTCCGGGGGTGGGTGCCCGTTCTGCCAAGCGCATTGTAGCCGCTCGCCGGTTTGCCCCAATCACCCTCGACCACCTGCAGAAATTTGGCGTGGTACTCAAGCGTGCCCGCTATTTTATTACGTGCCGCGGTCAGGCCCTGGAAAAGCGCGACTACGATGAGCAGACTATCCGTCGCCAGATTCTGTTTGGAGCCGGCTCAGTACGCTCAGCGCTGGTTACGCAGCAGCTAGATCTGTTTGCCCAAGCCAGCTGACCTACTGAGCGGTGAGCTACAGAAGGAGGTGGCAGCAGCGCCGCCTAGCTGCAGATGGCTACATATTAAACAGTATCCCAACCTTATACAACCATACCACCAACCTAGTAGCCATCCTCAACCACTAACACCATGACTATCTCTCATCGCGCCGCCGACGCGTCGGCCGCCACTGCTGAAGCCGCTAAACCTATGAAAGTAGCCC from Hymenobacter taeanensis encodes:
- a CDS encoding putative DNA modification/repair radical SAM protein; this translates as MNERIQEKLSILADAAKYDVSCSSSGGKRKNENKGLGNAEGMGICHSYTEDGRCVSLLKILLTNHCIFDCAYCVSRKSNDVKRAAFTVEEVVDLTMNFYRRNYIEGLFLSSGIFSSPDYTMERLVRIIKKLRTEHNFNGYIHVKAIPGASEELIQEAGLYADRLSVNIELPSEMSLTALAPEKNYQEILTPMAQIRDGIQQNKEEKALFKKVPQFATAGQSTQLIVGASAENDHQIIQLTDSLYKGYGLKRVYYSGYIPVTDDARLPQLTQPPLIREHRLYQTDWLMRFYGFQADEILDPEHPFLDLEVDPKLAWALRNRHVFPVDINTADYEMILRIPGVGARSAKRIVAARRFAPITLDHLQKFGVVLKRARYFITCRGQALEKRDYDEQTIRRQILFGAGSVRSALVTQQLDLFAQAS